A genomic region of Dehalococcoidia bacterium contains the following coding sequences:
- a CDS encoding heme-binding protein, which yields MELTAERVSQVLDQAHTKAKELGLNITIAVVDETGKRRGLLSMEKSRFTTIEIAEGKALACAGVQKPTAEVVDRASRPVFMFQMIHDKFIFAQGGVPILENGEFVGACGVSGGNSPQDDEDIAYAGVAT from the coding sequence ATGGAATTAACTGCAGAACGGGTGTCGCAAGTCCTCGACCAAGCACACACAAAAGCTAAAGAACTCGGCCTAAATATAACGATCGCTGTAGTCGACGAGACTGGTAAGCGCAGAGGTCTGCTTAGTATGGAAAAATCGCGATTCACAACAATAGAAATTGCTGAAGGTAAGGCCTTGGCATGTGCAGGCGTTCAAAAGCCTACAGCTGAGGTTGTTGATCGTGCTTCAAGGCCAGTTTTCATGTTTCAGATGATTCATGACAAATTTATTTTCGCTCAAGGCGGGGTCCCGATTCTGGAGAATGGCGAATTTGTAGGGGCTTGTGGAGTGAGTGGAGGTAATTCTCCACAGGATGATGAAGACATTGCTTATGCCGGTGTTGCTACCTAG
- a CDS encoding class II aldolase/adducin family protein produces MTSNYEIKNCSEEEWEARVHLAAAYRLTDYFGMTDLLYNHITCRVPGTDDQFLINEFGLGYNEITASNLVKIDINGNILQEGEHRINFPGYVIHSAVHGARHDVECVMHTHTTYGMAVSTLEDGLIPLQQDNYQFYNRVAYHDFEGQALDTDERESLVNDLGDKNVMILKNHGLLTTGQSVAEAWVSMWELEKACKVQILAQSSGQVIHHPSTETMEKASSARNFRYESIEWPWLLRLLDAKDPSYKS; encoded by the coding sequence ATGACTTCAAACTATGAAATAAAGAATTGCTCTGAAGAAGAATGGGAAGCAAGGGTTCATCTAGCAGCTGCCTACAGGCTCACAGACTACTTTGGAATGACTGATTTACTGTATAACCACATTACGTGCCGAGTCCCTGGAACCGACGACCAATTTCTGATCAATGAATTCGGTTTGGGCTACAACGAAATTACTGCTTCAAATTTGGTCAAGATAGATATCAATGGCAATATCCTTCAGGAAGGTGAACACAGAATCAACTTCCCGGGCTATGTCATTCATTCGGCAGTACACGGGGCACGACATGATGTCGAGTGTGTAATGCATACGCATACAACCTACGGGATGGCGGTTTCAACATTAGAAGATGGGTTAATTCCATTACAGCAGGATAATTACCAATTTTATAATCGTGTTGCATATCACGATTTTGAAGGCCAGGCACTTGATACTGACGAACGGGAAAGCCTGGTAAATGACCTTGGTGATAAGAACGTGATGATCCTTAAGAATCACGGGCTTCTTACCACGGGGCAATCAGTAGCTGAGGCCTGGGTATCAATGTGGGAACTTGAAAAAGCATGCAAAGTACAGATACTTGCACAGTCATCAGGGCAAGTAATTCACCACCCTTCGACAGAAACAATGGAAAAAGCATCGAGTGCTCGCAATTTTCGCTACGAGTCCATTGAGTGGCCATGGCTACTCAGGTTGCTCGATGCAAAGGACCCATCCTACAAAAGCTAA